The window acgctgctgtctatagtgtttatggggaaaggggcaGGATCGAGCGAGCCGGCAGGACAAGCTGTGTacagcccaaataagcaactacactttagtgacaagcccaaaaaaaacgcaacccgcgaaaaccaatatttgtaagcgactttacaacaaaacaagcccaaagttgcttagaataagcggacttggcaacactggtcacaggttaatataatttatattatgctaCTGACTCTTGCTTTAtcactctaattacacattcaatttaatttcaacgtcacttacaccgcaatattgtttcttgtatNNNNNNNNNNcaaccgcactttaaaataccttttatttgacgccattttacttactttcagtctaccatataatcattgtctattgttttgcctgtattgtgtgtttgtgtggttttgtttttttgctgttactGAAGAAAATGCTGCCGCTGTAATACggaaatttccccgttgtgggatgagtaaagtataatctaatcgaTTCTGTATTTCTTTGCTCAGGTAATGTAGAGGAGGCTCGTGGCATCCTGAAGTCCCTGGAGGCAGCAGTCCCAGGTCTGGCCATGGTGCGTCTTCGGCGGGTCAGTCTTGAGCGTCGCCATGGTAACTTGGATGAAACGGAGGCCCTGTTAAGGGAGGCCATGGAATCTGCAAAGAATGCCACTGAGACATCGTTCTATGCTGTGAAGCTGGCCAGGCAGATGATGAAGGTGCAGAGAAGTCTGAGCAAGGCCAGGAAGGTGCTGCTGGATGCTATTGAAAAAGACCAGGTGAGAACTGGTTCCGTATNNNNNNNNNNGGTGCGCCATTTAATAAAAGTAATTCATTTACAGGCTTTGTTCATTTACACACAGATGCCATACCCCTCTGGATACTAATAAAAGGTTCAACAGTGTCTACAGCGCAACACACTCTGAGatcaaacaattattttttcctGACTTGCTGCGTTAGTTTTATCCAAAGTGGAAAATTTGAGTGGTTTATACTTTTCATTTTTGCATAAGTTGCAAGAATATCTTATTCTACGAGATGACCGTTATCATACTTGATATCATTTGGAGACACTTTGACTGTGGTGAAGTATGGAAAGTTATTCAGTTGGTTTTCTCATTAAATAAGTTCTACTAAGAATGCAAAGAGAAACTTGAGTCTGCAATTAAAGTGACTTGTACCTTTCCACTAAGGCTTTATTGCACTTGTTGTGAGAGGCACACTAATATTTTTGTGGCTTTACAGACTAGTCCAAAACTCTATCTAAACCTGCTTGAGCTGGAATATAGTGGCGATGTAACGCAGAATGAGGCTGAGATCTTGGCTTGTTTTGACCGGGCCCTGAACAGCCAGATGTCCCTTGAATCCCGCCTCCTCTTCTGCCAGCGCAAGGTTGAGTTCCTCGAGGACTTTGGCAGTGACATAAATGTGTGAGTTTCTTGTTACTTTGAGTAAAggcaatttaattttttcagttttttttcatttagtatTCCTTTGGTcatgtttaataaataaataaatgtatttctttaacTTCTTTCAGGCTTGTGGCTGCGTATGAAGAACACCAGAAACTACAGAAAGAAAGCGAACCCACAAAGAGGAAGGCCGAGAACGGGTATGACAGGTGGATAATGGGAACAGGGCTTGGGTCACATCAACACATCAGTTTTTTTCATATAACTTTCCGATCAAGGATAGGATTCGTAGCAGTTCACCTGAAGTGTTCTGTGGTCAGCTATTCATTGAATCACAGTGAACAAATGACAAACTCAGGACTTTACTTCTTGGTGAACTACTTTACACGGATCTTACTAACTTGAAACTATTTGTCTCCAGCTCTCAGGAACCTGACGCCAAGAGACAGCGTGTAGACGACGGTTCTACGGATGCTGCGAACGCAGTGGCAGACACGCAGGCTAACAACTCTGCTTACAACAACTGGTACCAGGTGGGTTTCTTATCTGAGCAGTCGACGGCACCGAAAAAGGTTTCCTTACTTTCATGTCACATTTAAGCTAGGCTGTGAAGAATTTGATTTAAATGGCTACTTAAAAAGGAATGTTCAAACAACATAGGCACAAGTACTTGAGcctaaaaataattaataattggaCACACAAGAAATCCTCCATATATTCAATTGACTGTCCCTAACGGAAAGATTGCGAGTGTATCACTTGCACTTTTCACTTGCACGGCTTATGCAACATATTgtgctcttttttctttttaaattcatgCAGCTGTCTGTGCCGGCTCCATGCAGGCTCAACTGTCTCACAGGAGTAACCTGAAGCGTTTATTTACGCTTCAAGCCTATTTTCCCCATAATACCAGAGTTTGATGCCCCAATGAAAAAGcactaaataaatatttatcttCATTTCCCAGTCTAGTGCTGTCTTTTGACTGAGCCACAGAGTAGCACACTCATTGTAGGTTTGTAGTCCCACTGACTCTCCCTTCACTTTTGCCCATCTATTTATGCATCAGTGTTGATGGACAATTATATCAGGAATTCTCAAACCTACCAATGAAACACACTGTACAGAAATTTAGGCTGCTCAACGATGTTACATTTGTGGACAAGACGGGACCCGTATGCTGGGATTATGGTATAATTTGCCAAAAATTTTTCTGCTTACCTTCCTTTTCAGCAACAATACGGCGGTTGGGGACAAAACTCCTGGGGACAGTACAACCAATACGCCCAGTACAACCAGTACTACCCTCCTCCCCCAACATGATGGACAAAATCCAGACGGGAAGATGGAGACTCGGATGAAAACCTCCTTTCTGACCTGCCTACATCTCTGAACAGGACTTCTCAACATGGTGTCATGGAGATTTCAATTCACCCACAGaagctgattaaaaaaaaaaaaattaaagcgtGCTTATCGGTTAAACTTTGTAGTCATTAGTTGGAATATAATACACTTGGCCCTCCGTGACAGTCATGTTGATCAGTCATGTTGTTAATGTGTGAACACATTAAATCACACATTTATCATCACcggctgcttttttttctttaatgcaTGGTATTTGCAAAggcagatatatatattttttttcttgtgtgattaaagctttttaatttttagattGGATGACTTAGTTtggtttctttctttgtgtttaagATTTAAACTTGTACAGGAGGCTGTCATTGATGTACCGGACTCATGTGTTTCTCTCCCCTAAAATAAGACTTTTAATATTTCATGGTTATGTTTCCATAAATCAAATGGAGAgttcctccttttctttcatgGTTATGTTTCCATTTAGCAAATGAAGAGTAACTCTTTTTTATTTGGACTTGATTTCATAATAAAGATTGATATCCTGAAGTGTCTCTTTTTGATTCAATCATCTTAATTGCTCAATACAGATCTCATGAAATATTTCAAGAGCATATCATCACATGCAATAATGCATTTTAAGTACAGAAATAATCTTTTCTTCAGTTTCTGTACTAGGTGCACATTATCACAAGCTAATAGTCAATGTAACATTTTACCAATATACAACAGTGACTTcataaaattaatgtttttaactgctGAAGAAAGTCAtccatagaaaaaaaacaagcctaGGCCTATAAACCTAGGCCTGCCCAAGCCACAGCTCGTTTAGTTGGGCAGATTAAATGATTGTATACTATGGTCCTAACTTTCTAGAGGTATagagaagtgtgtgtatgtgtaaatagAGTCCGAGTAGAACAATGTTAAAGCCAGTAAAGTGAATATTCATCAATCGCTTCACCTTCGACCGCCAACGAGTGGTGGGCGTGGCCACCGCTTGCGGCTTGGCTTACGTAAATCCGCACATGCGCAGTGCCGGACCTTAAACAGCCCTTTCTATGCCTAGCGTTGAACGACTAGCATCAAACGAGGTAAGGCCTGTGCAATATAAGTAAAAAACCCTAATTATGACAAATACAGGAACGTTTTGGTGTGCGAATATATTATCTATATCACCGTTTAGCTCAAGTGACTTGTTTATTTGAACAGTTACAACAAATTTCACGTGTTTTCAAGCGACTTAATGAAACGTGTGCCCCATGCGGCTAGTCAAGCTAGCATAGCATTAGCAAGTCACCGAGagaggctagctagctagctagtctaTTCCAGCTCCCAGCATGTTCTGCTTCTCGTCAGTATTTAAGTTTCCCGTTTTGTGACAGGGTATACATTGTAAGTGTATTTCCATGTCAAACTTAACTATGTAACAAGCACACACTGGCACAACGTGGCTGGCTTGTTGACCAATGTTTACTGTCACATATAATACCAACGTCCCAAGCTGGTTTCCGCAGTAGAAACACTGATAATCACTGAAGTCGCATGGCTTTTTGGTGCTTTCTTCCAGCATCAAGATGCAGCTCTTCTTGCGTGCCCAGAACACTCACACCCTTGAGGTGACCGGACAGGAGACTGTTGGACAgatcaaggtaaaaaaaaaaaaaatctcagaatACACCAGAACATCTCTTATCTCAAAATAGTTGTGTAACTTGACTGCATCAATGATCTATATGTACCCTTGGTAATGATTTTACATGGCTTTGACTTGAATAAAAACGCCAATACTTTGGTGTGTCTCTCAGGCCCATGTCCAGGATCTAGAGGGTCTCCTGGTTGAGGATCAGGTGCTGTTGCTCGCTGGTAGCCCACTGGAGGATGATGCCTCCCTGGCATCCTGTGGTGTCTCAGAGCACTGCACCCTGGAGGTAGCCGGCAGGCTGCTGGGAGGTCAGTACACAGTATTGTCTAGTCCTGTGTTCCAATACAAATTACTTAGTCACTCATCCACCAAAGACACTGTGGGGACAGAAGTCAAAAGCCAGTGTTTCCTGTGGGtcataaacatttaattttgaaTAGAGATTGGCCGATACGATACCAATTAGTagtagtttaaaaaacatttggaaccgatatgcatgtatagagaaaatgaaaagtCTGATAGTGTTGTGGGTGAGCTGCAGCGGAGCCAAAGTAGCGCACTTCTTCATAAATCAACTTTTAAGGGtgatcaggcaaataaaacagcCCACTAATTGACTGAGGCCGATAATCGCTCTAGCCCTAATTTTGAATGAGNNNNNNNNNNatttagttttttttttttttttttctgggtatACTGCTGGTTGTGTAAGACCAGTGATTTAAGATTCTCATCATTCATGGACCCCAATGGGTACATTATTGTCTAAACAACTGCAGAAGCTGTAGTTTGTCTGTGAAATATTCCAATTAACTCTTCCCCTTCCCTCGTTTCCCCCTCAGGTAAGGTTCACGGCTCTCTGGCCCGTGCCGGAAAAGTGAGGGGACAGACACCCAAGGTACGGAGCTTTTATGCTTATCCCGACACCTTGTGTTCAGTAAAATAGAAATGCCTTTACATACCTTAAGAACATGTATAGTGTTCAGAATACAATTGGcttgtgtattttctgttttggatAAGCTAGTTACTGGGAAGCACACGTTATGATCTTGGAGAAATAACGAATGTCTCTTCCTGTCGTGTTGTCTAGGTTGACaagcaggagaagaagaaaaagaggactGGCCGTGCTAAGCGTCGCATCCAGTACAACAGGCGCTTTGTGAACGTGGTGCCCACCTTTGGAAAGAAGAAGGGACCCAACGCCAACTCCTAAGTGCTCCAATTCCCAAAAGGAGAAACCAGATCACATCCCATCGGTTTTTACAAGTTTAAATGTTATCCTGCTGTACAGAATAATAAATTTGGCTTGGACTAAAGAACCTTTTGTGTGTCTTGCTATTACAGTAGTGTCCTGGCAATTTGCAGAGTTTTGTGACTCTGGGGTTTCCGCAGGGTCTAAAATTTTCGGCTTTTTAAAAGTCTTAAGGTCTTAAATAACGGGTCTTAAGTTTCCTACATCTGCAACTCTACCTCTTatgctctttttttgttgtagCTCTTTCACTATTGTAGTTCTTTTGCTAGTCCAAATAAAATTTCGCTGTATTAAAACTACAAATGAGTccaacatgcaacttatatTGCAGAAAATCAGCTTGTCTTATTGTTGCGAGTCTCTTTCAGATTGTTTAATCTTTGTCTATTTGGAAGTGCAAGTTAAGCGATACTTggcttgaggaaaaaaaaatctgactttaGGTCTCAGTTGATGTGATAAAGCTCTTAAATGTTCAAAATGGTCTGacgtcttaaatttgacttggtgaaacctgcagaagcTCTGGACGAAACTATTAATCGTATTGGCAGCGCGGTAGCTCAGTGGTTAcaacttctgcctcacagcattTGGCACTGCAGAGTTCGGTTCCTCTTGTCCGGGCCTGTCTGTGGCGTTTGTAGGTTCTCCCTGGGTTTCCTCCCACCGTAAAGtcatgcatgctgggtaactaggactaTGGTGGATaattagccaattggctaacactggcacatttacagaaatgattATTGGTGTGCATTGTCCTAACCAAATCAATCTTAAAATTCTCTACCTGGTTTAATCACAATTTGTTATCCCTCTGAAATGGTAGAGGTTCCTTTTCATCTAACTCCACTTATAATGAAATTGAATGGATTTTTAAGAGTTAAACAATGCATCACTAAAATGAGTCTGTAGTTCTTTGCCTGCATAATCTTTATTGGTGTCATCTGCTGTAAATGTTTGCAGTGTAGGAAAATAACacgaaaggggggagagagatttgcagcaaagggccacagggcGGATTCAAACCTGCAGCCACTGCGCTGAGTAGTAACCCTCTTCATgcgtgtgcctgctctaccacctgagctaacccagccacaGCATTCTCAAATTTCTTGTGGCATTTTTGCCCTTCTTAATTTCTGACACTGATTTGATGGATGGACAAGCGGAAAGCTAAtcaaaatacatatatacatgtatattaaATCAGAAAGATCAGTGCACCTGACTGGTTGTAGCTCTTTACCATAATCTACTTGATGTTGCACCTAATAGGACATTAAAAAATAGATATGTGAATAATTAATCTTCACAATTTTGACATCAAACCTATATGATCCATAGAATAAATAAGTCCGTACTACATAGTCTCTGAAACAGGTTTATTTATCATATACATTGTACAtgcaaaagaacaaaagaaaatgcaaagaaTAAGGTTTCAGGGTGTCTCATATGTACATTATTGACAAGCCATCACATTTTGGCCAAAATGCTGTAATAATTGGTCATCACTTTTAACATGGTGACgaatgagacagagagaacaCAATCCAAATGCCATTTAACTTGAATCCTTACAACAAGGCCATTGAGTATTTTTCCCTCTGCCTTTAAAATGCAATGCATGCTGGTCAGCAGGAGCCAGTTAATCCACAGCCACCACTTCAACCTCAAAGATCAGCTTTGCATTGGGAGGAATTCTGGTAGAGCTGGAGTTAAGGAACAGACAACTTTctatacaaaatgaaaaatgttttcacaaattaaagctgcagtacGGGAGAAACAGGAAGTGTATCGCCACTCCCAAAGGAGACTTACTCCAAAAACAGTTACagctgcaaaatacaaaacaatgtatATGATAAACCTGATCACCTGTGGAGGCAGAAGGGCTGGAAGACAATATTCAACTATTGATTTGTAGGGTTACTAGATTTTCAGATATTCCATTTTCAATACTATAGAAcagaatcttttaaaaaaaacttcaattaaATAATGCAAAAGACACGTATTGCAGCAGTGTTTAAATTTCTGTGCAAGtgtcccccacccccacacaccaggTGACAAAAGTAGCCTTCTTTTGTCTACAAAGAATTGCAAAGATCAGATCAGTATTGTTCCTTTAAGATGCAGAGGCTATTTGTTactggctgtggctcagtggtagagcggttgtctgccaatcggaaagatgggggttcaatccctggccctgcagtcccatgtcgaagtNNNNNNNNNNaagacactgaaccccaagttgcccccgatgctgtgcatcagagtgtgagtgtgtatctgatgagcaggtggcaccttgtacggcagcctctgccacagtgtatgaatgtgtgtgaatggtgaacgTATCCTGtaagatgtaaaagcgctttgagtagtcgttaagactagaaaagcgctatataaatacagcacatttacatttacagatgatccagaatgctgcagcacgtatTCTTACTGGATCATCTAAATATAAACACATAACTCCGGTGTTAGCctcacttcactggctccctgtcCAGGCTAGAGCTGACTTTAAGGTCTTATGTGCCTCGTCGGTTGCTGCGCTCCCTCGGATCATGACTGCTGACTGTACCAAAGGTCAGAAAGAAATCGGTTCGCGCTCCAACGTAATGGAACAGTCTTCCAGTGGATATCAGACTGGCATGTTCAATGAGGGTCTTTAAATCGAAGCTTAAGACTTCCTTATCCACCGCTGCGTATGAGTCCTAAATGTTCATTTATCCTGGATGTATTTGTATagtgttatttactttttactgtctcaattttaaatattctatactgtttgtatttaaagtgtatCCTTTCTGTAATCCACTTTGATGgaaagcgctctataaataaatgtattattaaaaggCCAAAAAAAGGTATTAGGTAGGAAAATTGGAAACCCTGCAACTAAAGTGAACCGAGACATGACATTTAGAGTGAAGCACAAACCCAGCCAAAGAAAAGGATACTTTGAGTCGGGGAGCCCCTTCCTCCCGTAGGCCCACTCTGGTTCAATCTCCAATCGAGCGATTTCCCCCTTGCTCATCGTCAGTAAGGCCTCATCCCACTGTGGAAGCAAAGGGTTACTGATGATGGCATGTGGCTGAGAAGTGTCCCATTCAGGAACTGACTGAAGTTTGAAAGCAGagcaaaaagataaaaacatgagAATCACTTACTCCTCTGATGACTCGGCCCAGGCCAACTTTGAAGGTCAGCGGTTTAGTttgcttcttctttctctccgctgcagagagagagaacaatgaAGGTTTAAACCTGAAGAAGGAATCTTCATCACAGGATACTGGCTTCATCTGTACCTGCAACCGCAAAAGGACAAGTGGTTTTATAGTTTAGAAtgacaaactaaataaatactgAATATGCCCGTTTAAGGTGGTTGCGCACGGGTCCAGGAATCTCAAGCTTTGTTTTTGCAGCCATAGAAAAAATGACCAACAGACAACATAGTGGGTGGCGTGGCACTGTAAGGTGCAGGTCTGTCATACTTTTGGGGACATTGGTGTCGAAGACAGTTCCATCCTCCAAGGTACCGGTGTACCAGCAGCTCACGTTTTCGCCTTTCTTTGGAAAGTTGGTCTTGTCACCTTTCTTCAGCACGGACTTGGTGTACTTTGGCGGACCCTAAGAAAAGCAATGAAGACAATTAAGTTGAGTTAATAGTAGAAAGTgcaaagaattttttttctccaaaatccACATCCTGTCAACAACATCACCCTGGACTCCCGTACCTCATCCACAACCTCTGTTGGGACTTCTTTGGTCTTTACTTCAATTTTCACTGCTTTAACCTGCTCGGTCACGTCTTCAATCGGCTCTGTGCCTTTAAATTTCTGCAAATGACAAAGAAagcatgaaacacacacatccatccatccatccatccatccatccatccatccatccccacAGATGCAGAGCCATTATGTGCAACATCATGTCGTATCATCACTTACCTTGCTCTCAAAGAGCTGATTGTAGGCAATAATCAGTTGttctttctttgctgttttagcaacattttttatgtttccCAGCAGCTTGTGCTCATTGAGGAactgaaagggaaaaaaatacagttaCCAGAAGAAAGTAAGCAGACGGTGCAACTTTCTTTCAGCAGCGTGTGTGCTCCCAATCAAGTCAATCACTCAATTTCAGTCACGGCTAGCTTACACAAAATCACGGTAAACATAAACAAGTATGCGTTTCTGCTGCTGGTCCGATGGAATTATGAGCTATGGTATTTAGCTGAACGGTGCAGACATCTTTGGTTTGAATATGACTGTGCTGTTGTACATTGTGCCTTGCTAGCTACatgctaaaacacaaacacGGCCTTCCTGGTGAGGCTACGCTAGccacagctagctagctagctgtggCTAGCGTAGCCGCATCAGGAAGGCGtgtggtagctagctagctagctagctgctagctacACACAGCTTACACACAGCATGCTGCAGCTCAAACTGAGCGTTAACATTTTAACCTAAATATATTCAACTGAAGTCCCAAAGAGACTAAAGCGATACACATACCGAGTGGGCTGCATTGTCCTGAATGAACGtaattatgtctttttttgggAAATCATCACTTTTGAGCTGCTCATCGCTCCACTCTCGTGTTACTTCATCTGCCATTTTAGTAGGAGAACTGGTTTGAATTTGACTCCTCTgcgcatccatccatccatgctcCTGCGTAGCAGCGCTTTCTTCTTCGTGGGTGTGTATTGGCGGTTGGCAAACCAGCCGACGGTGCATTAGCGCCACTGACTGGACAAGTGTGGAACAACACATGCCGAATTCTTTGAGCTAAAAAACCTAATCATGTCTAAAGTATATACTTTAATATCACTTTTCTTCAAcatgctatagtatgacttttattaacactatttttctacatactacactgacttttttgacatactataaaatgacttttttcgaaatactataacatgactttttcgacatactgaaatataatatgacttttttcgacatactataatatgacttttttcgacatactataacattactttttttaaatactataatATTAATTTTTTCGAAATACcattatatgacttttttaaatgttgtaatatgagttttttcaaaatactataacatgaattttttcgacatactataatattaatattttttaaatactatgaaattacttttttatcactttttttgacatgctatactatgactttcaacacttttttatgaatattctcgacatactataatatgactttttatcacttttattgtCGCTGTGTACtctaacttttttcaacatactataccatgaatTCTTTCGAtttactattctatgactttttattacttttttagacatacgtACAGACAGACTGGAGTGTGGAACAACATATGCAGAATTCTTAGAGCTAAAAAACCTAATCATGTCCAAAGTATATACTttaatatcactttttttcaacatgctattctatgacatttttcaacatacactatgactttttaacactATTTCCTTAAATACCAaactatgacttcttttgacatactataaaatgactttttatcacatttttatgaatattcttgacatactgtactataatatgacttttgatATCACTTTTATTGTCATTCTGTACTAtaaatgttttcaacatactatactatgaattctttcaatatactatattctttgacttttatgactttttttagacatactacaataagacttttttttaaataatagacTATGACATTTgaatcccttttttcaacataccatgctatgacatttttaaccatgctttactatgacttttataaaagttttttttgacacactatactatgactttttgacacactatagtAAGACTTTTTATACCATGACTCTGTTTTGACCCTTTATTGTGTATACTTCCTGCATGTGATCAGGGCAAGCTCCACTGTCTGAAGAGAGCACACATCCAGTGTGTCACCAAGGTAATATCTGACCATTCTGAtgcaggattttaaaattaaaggcataaatgtccaattaaagctatatttgaaatctttttcaggcagGTAAAGCCATATTTTTTACTCCTTTTCaagccactctaaaaaggaatcctcctgCTATGCCAGAGTCATTCCACCTTAGAGTGAGAGAGCATATTAGTGTGTCACTCGGGTATTATCGGtagtaggattttaaaatgaaaggcttaaatgtccGATTGAAGATGTATCTGAAATCTTTTTCAATTGTGTGATAAAGTCACTTCTTGGTCTTCTTGTCCTTGGTCTTGGTGTTCTCGGTCTCGGTCTTGTTCATCTATGATACATTTTCGAGAG of the Etheostoma spectabile isolate EspeVRDwgs_2016 chromosome 18, UIUC_Espe_1.0, whole genome shotgun sequence genome contains:
- the faua gene encoding FAU ubiquitin like and ribosomal protein S30 fusion a; translated protein: MQLFLRAQNTHTLEVTGQETVGQIKAHVQDLEGLLVEDQVLLLAGSPLEDDASLASCGVSEHCTLEVAGRLLGGKVHGSLARAGKVRGQTPKVDKQEKKKKRTGRAKRRIQYNRRFVNVVPTFGKKKGPNANS
- the fkbp3 gene encoding peptidyl-prolyl cis-trans isomerase FKBP3, with product MDAQRSQIQTSSPTKMADEVTREWSDEQLKSDDFPKKDIITFIQDNAAHSFLNEHKLLGNIKNVAKTAKKEQLIIAYNQLFESKKFKGTEPIEDVTEQVKAVKIEVKTKEVPTEVVDEGPPKYTKSVLKKGDKTNFPKKGENVSCWYTGTLEDGTVFDTNVPKTERKKKQTKPLTFKVGLGRVIRGWDEALLTMSKGEIARLEIEPEWAYGRKGLPDSKIPPNAKLIFEVEVVAVD